One window of Micromonas commoda chromosome 1, complete sequence genomic DNA carries:
- a CDS encoding predicted protein: MENGRVVKLELEEFDLTGAVPAEVGRLSALKVLDLRNYHLTSVPAEIGQLTSLGVLHLDNNQLTSVPAEIGQLTSLTHLYLGCNQLTSVPAWIGQLTSLTHLELWSNRLTSVPAEIGQLASLEKLHLEGNQLTSVPAEIGQLVALTELTLYGNQLTSVPAEIGQLTSLTDLYLGCNQLTSVPAWIGQLTSLKELTLYGNQLTSVPAEIGQLAALQWLSLKDNKLTSVPAEIGQLRALKLLRLNGNQLTSVPAEIGQLASLENLLLGHNQLTSVPAEIGQLTSLRKLYLDHNKLTSVPVEIGQLTSLVRLELEGNQLTSVPAEIWQLTSLKWLNLGYNQLTSVPAEIGQLAALKELCLYGNQLTSVPAEVGRLSALRKLSLSRNRLTSLPAEIGQLTSLRELRLSDNQLTSVPAEIGQLRALKLLILLGNQLTSVPAEIGQLASLVGLHLRDNRLTGVPAEIGQLTSLEWLYLAENQLTSLPAEIGQLTSLVESLLGGNQLTSVPAEIGQLTSLTHLDLVDNQLTSVPAEVGRLTALRELNVSRNALTLLPAEIGRLTSLKGLYLDENELTSVPAEIGQLTSLQELWLNDNQLTSLPAEIGLLIWLHILRLGGNQLTSMPAAIRKLKAAGCHVDMDKGVTVDE, encoded by the exons ATGGAAAACGGCCGGGTGGTGAAGCTCGAGTTGGAAGAATTTGACTTGACCGGAGCGGTGCCAGCTGAGGTTGGGCGCCTGAGCGCGCTGAAGGTGTTGGACCTCCGCAACTATCATTTGAcaagcgtgccggcggagatcgggcagctcacgtcgctggggGTGTTGCACCTCGAcaacaatcagctgacgagtgtgccggcggagatcgggcagctcacgtcgctgacgcaCTTGTACCTCGGAtgcaatcagctgacgagcgtgccggcgtggatcgggcagctcacgtcgctgacgcaTTTGGAGCTTTGGTCcaatcggctgacgagcgtTCCGGcagagatcgggcagctcgcgtcgctggagaAGTTGCACCTCGAAGgaaatcagctgacgagtgtgccggcggagatcgggcagctcgtgGCGCTGACGGAGTTGACCCTCtacggcaatcagctgacgagtgtgcccgcggagatcgggcagctcacgtcgctgacggaCTTGTACCTCGGAtgcaatcagctgacgagcgtgccggcgtggatcgggcagctcacgtcgctgaaggAGTTGACCCTCtacggcaatcagctgacgagcgtgccggcggagatcgggcagctcgcggcgctgcagtGGTTGTCCCTCAAAGACAacaagctgacgagcgtgccggcggagatcgggcagctcaggGCGCTCAAGCTGTTAAGGCTTaacggcaatcagctgacgagtgtgccggcggagatcggacAGCTCGCGTCACTGGAGAATTTGCTCCTCGGCcacaatcagctgacgagcgtgccggcggagatcgggcagctcacatCGCTGAGGAAGTTGTACCTCGACCACAAtaagctgacgagcgtgccggtggagatcgggcagctcacgtcgctggtgaGATTAGAGCTCGAAGgaaatcagctgacgagcgtgccggcggagatctgGCAGCTCACGTCACTGAAGTGGTTGAACCTCGGctacaatcagctgacgagcgtgccggcggagatcgggcagctcgcggcgctgaaggagTTGTGCCTCTACGGCAACCAGCTGACCAGTGTGCCAG CTGAGGTTGGGCGCCTGAGCGCGTTGAGGAAGTTGAGCCTCAGCCGcaatcggctgacgagcctgccggcggagatcgggcagctcacgtcgctgagggaGTTGCGCCTCAGcgacaatcagctgacgagcgtgccggcggagatcgggcagctcaggGCGCTCAAGCTGTTGATACTCCtcggcaatcagctgactagtgtgccggcggagatcggtCAGCTCGCGTCGCTAGTGGGGTTGCACCTCCGCGACAATCGGCTGACCGGCGTGcccgcggagatcgggcagctcacgtcgctaGAGTGGTTGTACCTCGCCGAgaatcagctgacgagcctgccggcggagatcgggcagctcacgtcgctggtggAGTCGTTGCTcggcggcaatcagctgacgagcgtgccggcggagatcggacagctcacgtcgctgacgcaCTTGGACCTCGTCGACAACCAGCTGACGAGTGTGCCG GCTGAGGTCGGGCGCCTGACTGCGCTAAGGGAGTTGAACGTTAGCCGTAATGCGCTGACGCtcttgccggcggagatcgggcggCTCACGTCACTGAAGGGGTTGTACCTCGACGAAAACGAGCTaacgagcgtgccggcggagatcgggcagctcacgtcgctgcaGGAGTTGTGGCTCAacgacaatcagctgacgagcttgccggcggagatcgggctgCTCATATGGCTGCATATTttgcgcctcggcggcaatcagctgacgagcatGCCGGCTGCGATACGCAAGCTCAAAGCGGCGGGCTGCCATGTGGATATGGATAAAGGCGTTACCGTGGACGAGTGA
- a CDS encoding predicted protein has protein sequence MPTPVEPGGDRPPDSANKNTRAKEAATEPATSVKPVTTLAVTTLAVNSTAPGTTNLKKRGRGRPPGSKNKKGTASAGVATPASNKRPRDVWVVESSKVTFDRRHDCIEYKDIHGVFASLRAANVEARKIQAEEVDGIDEEYSGNIQEVEKIDSDDKPFYYSHLQETPGYDTETTTTIEVRQFPLR, from the coding sequence ATGCCCACGCCAGTCGAGCCCGGCGGGGATCGCCCTCCCGACTCCGCGAACAAGAATACCCGCGCGAAAGAAGCTGCGACAGAACCGGCAACCTCTGTGAAACCGgtgacgacgctcgcggtgacgacgctcgcggtgaacTCGACAGCTCCCGGGACCACAAATTTGAAAAAGCGCGGCAGAGGTCGCCCTCCCGGCTCCAAGAACAAGAAAGggaccgcgtccgcgggggtaGCCACGCCCGCGAGCAACAAACGACCACGGGATGTGTGGGTCGTCGAGTCAAGCAAGGTGACATTTGATCGACGGCACGATTGCATTGAGTACAAGGATATCCACGGTGTGTTTGCATCTCTCAGGGCCGCGAACGTGGAAGCCAGGAAGATCCAGGCAGAGGAGGTTGACGGGATAGATGAAGAGTATTCTGGAAACATTCAAGAAGTGGAAAAGATAGACAGCGACGACAAGCCGTTCTACTACTCGCACCTGCAGGAGACACCTGGGTACGACACCGAAACCACCACGACCATCGAGGTGCGGCAGTTCCCTCTGCGTTGA
- a CDS encoding choline transporter like family (sodium ion:choline symporter), whose protein sequence is MFALTISFAAAGATVPAIIFALLTALTAFVFYLWRDELNLVASLLAVSTKGLRDNPHIVTAVVGLQLAAFAWLVPLVGFMMFANMNGAVAVSRDAVARDASSGVCVDGVGAAVDCCAWETEAWVPPYLFLAAVSGIWFVSAALETRLFVIGGTICQWYFAPVGTSDFSGGVRRALGHALGPSFGSVCFGSFVLTMVELARSAAERLRREDRDNILVCIIVTCLECVYAIIEYISKFAMLQASITGEAFCEAAASVTDLLSRNFLTAYGTYAFPGMILQGASLVIAVGFGCATWLLSYGVFAATLAANAGLYAGLVGILSAIISLVVMSFFAMIALNVVDAVFLCYAMDKDRNSVHRGELHAVLHEVNEKNQPQGGLVRNPGGQYAYGSYA, encoded by the coding sequence ATGTTCGCCCTGACCatctcgttcgccgcggcgggcgcgaccgtCCCCGCGATCATCTTCGCcctgctcaccgcgctcaccgcgttCGTCTTTTACCTGTGGAGGGACGAGCTGAACCTGGTGGCGTCGCTTCTCGCCGTCTCCACGAAGGGTTTGCGCGATAACCCCCacatcgtcaccgccgtcgtggggctgcagctcgccgcgttcgcgtggCTCGTGCCGCTCGTCGGGTTCATGATGTTCGCGAACAtgaacggcgccgtcgccgtgtcgcgcgacgcggtggcgcgggacgcgagtTCGGGAGTTtgcgtggacggcgtcggagccgccgtcgactGCTGCGCGTGGGAGACGGAGGCGTGGGTTCCGCCGTacctcttcctcgccgccgtgtccgGGATCTGgttcgtctccgccgcgctcgagacgaGGCTGTTCGTGATCGGCGGCACAATCTGCCAGTGGTACTTCGCTCCCGTGGGCACGAGCGATttctccggcggcgtccggagAGCACTCGGGCACGCGCTCGGTCCGTCGTTTGGATCTGTGTGCTTCGGGTCGTTCGTCCTGACGATGGTGGAGctggcgaggtcggcggcggagcgttTGCGAAGGGAGGACCGCGATAACATCCTCGTGTGCATCATCGTCACGTGCCTCGAGTGCGTGTACGCGATCATCGAGTACATCAGCAAGTTTGCCATGCTCCAGGCGTCAATCACCGGCGAGGCGTTttgcgaagccgccgcctccgtcacCGACTTGCTCTCCAGGAATTTCCTCACCGCGTACGGCACCTACGCGTTCCCGGGGATGATTTTGCAGGGGGCGTCGCTGGTCATCGCGGTGGGTTTCGGGTGCGCCACGTGGCTCTTATCCTACGGCGTCTTtgccgcgacgctcgccgccaacgccggtCTCTACGCGGGTTTGGTTGGGATATTATCGGCGATCATCTCGCTGGTGGTGATGAGCTTCTTCGCCATGATCGCGTTgaacgtcgtggacgcggtgttCCTGTGCTACGCGATGGATAAGGATCGCAACAGCGTGCACAGGGGAGAGCTGCACGCGGTGCTGCACGAGGTGAACGAGAAGAACCAGCCGCAAGGCGGGTTGGTGAGGAATCCCGGCGGACAGTACGCGTACGGCAGCTACGCTTGA
- a CDS encoding predicted protein produces MAAAASVSGACSRAIAPVSVRVTSRARAAAEPRRARAAMPAIRAQKLNDGVVPVAVNTTHGPMGLTSALLLDRIIIIGDRIDEDVATRVCAELLALSYEDPDKDIRLFVNATAGTQYCVQTILDMMEYIQSKGVDISVVGMGCVAGPPAMLLAAGTKGKRLAMPSCRIILSQPLGGLSGTSYEVRIQAKELSRNARMQVAVFAKFTGKSFDDMGEYLVRDTYMSPQEAKELNLIDGVIGVNEAKKAR; encoded by the coding sequence atggccgccgccgcgtccgtctccggcgcgtgctcacgcgcgatcgccccggTCAGCGTCCGCGTcacctcccgcgcgcgcgccgccgccgagccccgccgcgcgcgcgccgcgatgccgGCGATCCGCGCGCAGAAGCtcaacgacggcgtcgtccccgtcgcggtgaACACCACCCACGGCCCGATGGGACTCACctccgccctcctcctcgaccgcatcatcatcatcggcgatcgcatcgacgaggacgtcgccacgcgcgtctgcgccgagctcctcgcgctgtcCTACGAGGATCCGGACAAGGATATCCGCCTCTTCGtcaacgccaccgcggggacGCAGTACTGCGTGCAGACCATCCTGGACATGATGGAGTACATCCAGTCCAAGGGCGTGGACATCAGCGTGGTGGGCATGGGATGCGTGGCCggcccgcccgcgatgctgctcgcggcgggaacCAAGGGTAAGAGGCTCGCCATGCCCTCCTGCAGGATCATCCTCTCCCAGCCCCTCGGAGGCCTCAGCGGGACGTCCTACGAGGTTAGGATCCAGGCGAAGGAGCTGTCGAGAAACGCGCGAATGCAGGTCGCCGTCTTTGCCAAGTTCACCGGAAAGTCGTTCGACGACATGGGCGAGTACCTGGTGCGCGATACGTACATGTCACCGCAGGAGGCGAAAGAACTGAACCTgatcgacggcgtcatcggcgTGAACGAGGCCAAGAAGGCACGATGA